One Gloeobacter morelensis MG652769 DNA window includes the following coding sequences:
- a CDS encoding beta-ketoacyl synthase N-terminal-like domain-containing protein yields the protein MNREPIAIVGMGCRFPGGADSPGQFWRLLCDGTDAISDLPPARWNLADLDTLEPGASEMKHARRGGFLEQVDRFDAEFFGISPREAVTMDPQQRLVLEVAWEALEDACQVPGRLAGTRTGVFVGLSSFDYYELLMADGRNFDAYLGTGNTNCVAANRLSYVLDLKGPSLAVDAACSSSLVAVHLACQSLWNGESDLCVAAGVHVMLSPRITMSFIKAGMMAADGRCKTFDARADGYVRSEGAGALVLKPQSSALADGNRIYAVIRGSGTNHNGRSNGLTAPNPRAQESLLRQVWRQADVLPGQVQYVEAHGTGTALGDAMEGKALGTVLSEGYPSGRSCLVGSVKTNIGHLEAAAGIAGIIKVALALHHRCIPPNLHFEQPNPHIPFERLPLQVVRELTAWEPGGAMRLAGVSAFGFGGTNAHLLVQEAPPEPAAPPNPPTIPHLLTLTARSEPALRQLAGRFAHHLNAADAAQLADICFSANTGRTLFAFRLALVAEHPAEMAGLLAAFGAGQRPSAVHFGHSPRRRTTDVDDDAYPRLQSSLVERRRMLEVLGGWFAEGSVALEWGRLAGEGRMRRVSLPTYPFERQRYWMAPEPQPLPVHPTPAKVPQPPHTPRDRLAAYVQKQVMDVLKLHSAQTFEPERSLSDLGLDSLMLVELRDHFARDLQVTLSPARLLRNPSIDELVEELSKHLREKVPAAQPQPLGDAPVQVTAWLAHRLHRPKARLRLFCFHHLGGGASVFRQWADALPADVEVCPVQFPGREERIAEMPLTSFCAAIELLVQVLAPHLDRPFALYGHSMGSLVGFELAHRLGEHHGLQPEHLFVGGLWAPHLHAAHMANQPAWQSETLSTLLEIPAALRTEEQFMAQLWPAIEADNRLCRSYSYQERTRPLGCSLTAFGGLQDRVAGREELTAWNRHTNGIFGLQMFPGRHLFLNESRDALLKVLARSLAPARSVY from the coding sequence ATGAACAGAGAACCGATCGCCATCGTCGGGATGGGCTGCCGCTTTCCCGGCGGGGCCGACAGCCCCGGCCAATTCTGGCGGCTGCTGTGCGATGGGACCGATGCGATTAGCGATCTGCCCCCCGCGCGCTGGAATCTGGCGGATCTTGACACACTGGAACCCGGGGCGTCTGAGATGAAGCACGCGCGCCGGGGTGGATTTTTGGAGCAGGTGGACCGGTTCGATGCCGAATTTTTTGGCATCTCCCCGCGGGAGGCCGTCACCATGGACCCGCAGCAGCGTCTGGTCCTGGAGGTGGCCTGGGAAGCGCTCGAAGATGCCTGCCAGGTTCCGGGGCGGCTGGCAGGCACCCGCACCGGTGTCTTCGTGGGTCTGTCGAGTTTCGATTATTACGAACTGCTGATGGCGGATGGCCGCAACTTCGATGCCTACCTGGGCACCGGCAACACCAACTGTGTTGCGGCCAATCGCCTTTCCTACGTGCTCGATCTCAAAGGACCGAGTCTGGCGGTCGATGCCGCCTGCTCCTCCTCGCTGGTGGCGGTGCATCTGGCCTGCCAGAGCCTCTGGAACGGCGAGTCCGATCTGTGCGTAGCGGCCGGGGTGCACGTGATGTTGTCCCCCAGAATTACGATGAGCTTCATCAAGGCGGGAATGATGGCGGCGGACGGCCGCTGCAAAACCTTCGACGCCCGTGCGGACGGCTACGTCCGCAGCGAAGGGGCCGGCGCGCTTGTCCTGAAGCCGCAGTCTTCAGCCCTGGCCGACGGCAACCGGATCTATGCGGTGATTCGAGGGAGCGGGACGAATCATAACGGCCGCAGCAACGGCCTGACCGCTCCCAACCCCCGCGCCCAGGAAAGCCTGCTGCGGCAGGTCTGGCGGCAGGCGGACGTCCTGCCGGGCCAGGTCCAGTACGTCGAAGCCCACGGGACAGGCACCGCCCTCGGGGATGCGATGGAGGGCAAAGCCCTGGGGACGGTCCTGTCCGAGGGCTATCCCAGTGGGCGCTCCTGCCTGGTCGGTTCAGTCAAGACGAACATCGGCCATCTCGAGGCCGCCGCCGGCATCGCCGGGATTATCAAGGTCGCCCTGGCCCTCCACCACCGGTGCATACCTCCCAATCTGCACTTTGAGCAACCAAATCCGCACATTCCTTTCGAACGCCTGCCCCTGCAGGTCGTGCGGGAGTTGACCGCCTGGGAGCCTGGGGGCGCAATGCGCCTGGCCGGGGTGAGCGCCTTCGGCTTCGGCGGCACCAACGCCCACCTCCTGGTGCAAGAAGCCCCCCCCGAACCGGCTGCTCCCCCCAACCCCCCGACTATCCCCCACCTGCTCACCCTCACCGCCCGCTCCGAACCGGCTCTGCGCCAACTGGCCGGGCGCTTCGCCCATCACCTGAATGCCGCCGACGCTGCCCAACTGGCCGATATTTGCTTTTCAGCCAACACCGGACGCACGCTGTTTGCGTTTCGCCTGGCGCTCGTGGCGGAGCACCCCGCCGAGATGGCGGGCCTGCTGGCAGCTTTTGGCGCGGGCCAAAGACCGTCGGCAGTGCACTTTGGCCACAGCCCGCGGCGGCGGACGACAGATGTCGACGATGACGCCTATCCGCGGCTGCAAAGCTCGTTGGTGGAGCGGCGGCGGATGCTGGAGGTGCTGGGCGGGTGGTTCGCAGAAGGCTCGGTGGCGTTGGAGTGGGGGCGGTTGGCGGGGGAGGGGCGGATGCGGCGGGTGTCGCTGCCGACTTACCCCTTCGAGCGACAACGCTACTGGATGGCACCAGAGCCGCAGCCGTTACCGGTGCACCCCACTCCTGCAAAAGTCCCCCAGCCGCCTCATACCCCGCGCGACCGGTTGGCCGCCTACGTTCAGAAGCAGGTGATGGACGTACTGAAGCTGCACTCTGCGCAAACCTTCGAGCCCGAACGCTCGTTGAGCGATCTGGGCCTCGATTCGCTGATGCTGGTGGAACTGCGCGACCACTTTGCTCGCGATCTGCAGGTCACTCTGTCCCCTGCCCGCCTGCTGCGCAACCCGAGTATCGACGAACTGGTGGAGGAATTGTCGAAACATCTGCGCGAAAAGGTGCCTGCCGCGCAGCCGCAGCCGCTGGGCGATGCGCCTGTGCAGGTGACAGCCTGGCTTGCGCACCGCCTCCACCGACCCAAGGCGCGGCTGCGGCTGTTTTGTTTTCATCACCTGGGGGGCGGCGCTTCTGTATTCCGGCAGTGGGCCGATGCCCTGCCTGCCGACGTCGAAGTCTGCCCCGTGCAATTTCCCGGCCGGGAGGAGCGCATCGCCGAAATGCCGCTCACCAGCTTTTGCGCGGCGATTGAGCTGCTCGTTCAGGTGCTCGCACCTCATCTCGATAGGCCGTTTGCCCTGTACGGCCACAGCATGGGCTCGCTGGTAGGTTTCGAGCTGGCCCATCGGCTTGGGGAGCACCACGGTCTGCAGCCGGAACACCTGTTTGTGGGCGGTCTGTGGGCTCCTCACCTGCACGCGGCCCACATGGCGAACCAGCCGGCCTGGCAGAGCGAAACCCTTTCGACCCTGCTGGAAATCCCGGCGGCGCTGCGCACCGAGGAACAGTTCATGGCCCAGTTGTGGCCTGCCATAGAAGCGGACAACCGCCTGTGCCGAAGCTACAGCTACCAGGAGCGCACCCGTCCGCTGGGCTGTTCGCTCACGGCCTTTGGCGGCCTGCAAGACCGCGTGGCCGGCCGCGAGGAGTTGACGGCCTGGAACCGGCACACCAACGGCATCTTCGGGCTGCAGATGTTTCCTGGAAGACACCTGTTTCTCAACGAAAGTCGGGACGCGCTGCTCAAAGTGCTCGCCCGCTCGCTGGCACCGGCCCGCTCAGTTTACTGA
- a CDS encoding cytochrome P450, translating into MDSVANLNQDALGNAHPQTEVPFKFNVFDPAFHEDPYPFYDRLRRESPIYRNFMGAWVLTRYSDIKSILRDRRFRVLDKPGWIKNKNRYLTPDQGNFDALVRSSSKFFFFLEPPDHGRLRGLITKAFSASFVDRLRPHVEATLADLLGKVRERGAMDLMADLACPLPAIVIARLIGVPAADYARLGHLSDALARIFDPVISLEGYRHLNAVVEEFGSYFLDLVAERKRQPGTDLIDSLIAAQEEGNRLSEEEVVAVCMQLFAGGEETTVNLIGNGMLALLTHPEQLELLRSKPEIIAGAVEELLRYDSSIQLVARSAIEDIELEGCTIGAGEHVHLYLGAANRDPAQFFDPHRLDLTRVDNRHLAFGDGIHHCFGGPLARVEGQVVFQTLVQQFPKLRLAPGRKPERREGTLLRGLKRLPVTF; encoded by the coding sequence ATGGATTCTGTCGCCAATCTCAATCAGGATGCGCTCGGCAATGCGCACCCTCAAACAGAAGTACCCTTTAAATTCAATGTTTTCGATCCTGCTTTTCACGAAGATCCCTATCCGTTTTACGACCGTCTGCGCCGCGAGTCTCCCATCTATCGCAACTTTATGGGTGCCTGGGTATTGACCCGCTACAGCGATATCAAATCCATCCTGCGCGACCGTCGCTTTCGCGTCCTCGACAAGCCCGGCTGGATCAAAAACAAAAATCGCTATCTCACACCGGATCAGGGAAACTTCGATGCCCTGGTCCGCTCCAGCAGCAAGTTTTTCTTCTTCCTGGAGCCTCCCGATCACGGCCGGTTGCGGGGACTGATCACCAAGGCTTTTAGCGCGAGTTTTGTCGATCGCCTGCGTCCGCACGTCGAGGCGACCCTGGCGGATTTGCTGGGTAAGGTGCGCGAGCGAGGTGCGATGGACCTCATGGCCGACTTGGCCTGCCCGCTTCCGGCCATCGTCATTGCCCGGCTCATCGGAGTGCCGGCGGCGGATTATGCCCGGTTGGGGCACCTGTCGGACGCACTGGCGCGCATCTTCGACCCGGTGATTTCCCTGGAAGGCTATCGGCACTTAAATGCGGTGGTCGAGGAATTCGGCAGTTATTTTCTTGATCTTGTCGCCGAGCGCAAGCGACAGCCGGGCACGGATCTTATCGACAGTTTGATCGCCGCCCAGGAGGAAGGCAACCGCCTCAGTGAGGAGGAAGTGGTCGCCGTCTGTATGCAGCTGTTTGCCGGGGGTGAAGAGACGACGGTCAATCTCATCGGCAACGGCATGCTCGCCCTGCTGACCCATCCGGAGCAACTGGAACTGCTGCGCAGTAAACCGGAGATCATCGCCGGCGCGGTCGAGGAGTTGCTGCGCTACGACAGTTCGATTCAACTGGTCGCCCGGTCGGCAATCGAGGATATCGAGCTAGAAGGTTGCACGATTGGCGCCGGTGAGCACGTACATCTGTACCTGGGAGCAGCCAACCGCGACCCGGCCCAGTTTTTCGATCCCCACAGATTGGATCTCACCCGCGTCGACAACCGCCATCTCGCTTTCGGCGACGGCATTCACCATTGCTTTGGCGGTCCGCTGGCGCGTGTGGAAGGTCAGGTCGTCTTTCAAACCCTGGTGCAGCAATTCCCGAAGCTGCGCCTCGCGCCGGGGCGCAAGCCCGAGCGGCGCGAAGGGACGCTCCTGCGCGGGCTGAAGCGGTTGCCTGTCACCTTTTGA
- a CDS encoding acyl carrier protein — MEVQHPDRIRPCGDCPTAPQIEAWLAARLAQFLGIAAERIDRTVPFSDYALDSSVAVTVTTEMGNWLGRDLEPTLFWEFINIESVAEHLGA, encoded by the coding sequence ATGGAAGTGCAGCATCCTGACCGTATCCGGCCTTGCGGCGATTGCCCGACGGCGCCGCAAATCGAAGCCTGGTTGGCTGCCCGCCTGGCCCAGTTTCTGGGCATCGCGGCAGAACGCATCGATCGCACCGTTCCCTTTAGCGACTACGCCCTCGATTCTTCCGTGGCAGTCACCGTGACCACGGAGATGGGCAACTGGCTCGGGCGCGATCTTGAACCCACCCTCTTTTGGGAATTTATCAACATCGAATCGGTCGCCGAACACCTCGGCGCCTAA
- a CDS encoding type I polyketide synthase translates to MDTGARMGEPLAIVGMGCRFPGGAENPERFWQLLRDGVDAIRDVPPERWSLADLYDPDPGATGKTCTRRGGFLEQVDRFDAEFFGISPPEAQRMDPQQRLVLEVAWEALEDAAIVPAALAGSRTGVFIGICHSDYDTLAFRQYSGIHMLDTTGTSDCIAANRLSYLLDLRGPSLAIDTACSSSLAALHLACQSLWLAESTLALAGGVHLNLSPERSIGLSQGRMLATDGRCKTFDAQADGYVRGEGCGVLVLKRLSDALAHQDPIRAIIRGTAVNHNGRSNGLTAPNTAAQEEVIRRALAQAGVQPSQVSYVETHATGTALGDLIEFKALKAVLGERQPGDPRCLLGSLKTNIGHLEAAAGIAGVIKVALALQHRQIPPSLSPQRLHPYIRLDGTPFEIPTRGQSWEPGGALRLAGVSAFGFGGTNAHLLVQEAPAETPRPKQPSLPHLLTLTARSEPALRQLAGRFAHHLNAADAAQLPDICFSANTGRTLFAFRLALVAEQPAEMARLLAAFAGGERPPGLHFGHVPRQRTAGEGAKKGLYARPEASAGERQQRLAALGGLFVEGSALVEWERLAGEGRMRRVSLPTYPFERQRYWMEPPPAATAAVKASNQTQEVQRHGSAAS, encoded by the coding sequence ATGGACACCGGCGCCCGGATGGGGGAGCCCCTCGCCATCGTCGGGATGGGCTGCCGGTTTCCCGGCGGGGCCGAAAACCCCGAGCGCTTCTGGCAGCTGCTGCGCGACGGGGTCGACGCGATTCGCGATGTGCCCCCCGAACGCTGGAGCCTGGCGGATCTGTACGATCCCGATCCCGGGGCGACGGGAAAGACCTGCACGCGCCGGGGCGGTTTTCTAGAGCAGGTGGACCGGTTCGACGCCGAATTTTTTGGCATCTCCCCACCCGAGGCGCAGCGGATGGACCCCCAGCAGCGGCTGGTCCTGGAGGTGGCCTGGGAAGCGCTTGAAGATGCCGCCATCGTGCCTGCAGCACTCGCCGGCAGCCGGACGGGAGTGTTTATCGGCATCTGCCACAGCGACTACGACACGCTCGCCTTTCGCCAGTACTCGGGCATTCACATGCTGGACACCACCGGCACCTCCGACTGCATCGCCGCCAACCGCCTGTCCTACCTGCTGGACCTGCGCGGCCCGAGTCTGGCGATCGACACGGCCTGTTCCTCCTCGCTGGCGGCTTTGCACCTGGCCTGCCAGAGTCTGTGGTTGGCGGAGTCGACCCTGGCGCTGGCGGGCGGCGTGCACCTGAACCTGTCTCCGGAGCGCAGCATCGGCCTCAGCCAGGGGCGGATGCTGGCGACGGACGGCCGCTGCAAGACCTTCGACGCGCAGGCCGACGGCTACGTGCGCGGCGAGGGCTGCGGGGTACTCGTTCTGAAGCGTCTGAGCGACGCGCTCGCCCATCAGGACCCGATCCGGGCGATTATCCGGGGGACCGCCGTCAACCACAACGGCCGCAGCAACGGCCTGACCGCCCCGAACACCGCCGCGCAGGAGGAAGTGATCCGCCGGGCTCTTGCCCAGGCAGGAGTACAGCCGTCACAGGTGAGCTATGTCGAGACCCACGCGACCGGCACCGCCCTGGGGGATCTGATCGAGTTCAAGGCCCTCAAGGCCGTACTGGGTGAGCGTCAGCCAGGCGATCCCCGTTGCTTGCTGGGCTCGCTCAAGACGAACATCGGCCATCTCGAGGCCGCCGCCGGAATCGCCGGGGTCATCAAGGTCGCCCTGGCCCTCCAACACCGACAGATTCCACCTTCGCTGTCCCCCCAGCGCCTGCATCCTTACATTCGCCTCGACGGCACCCCCTTTGAAATTCCGACCCGGGGACAATCCTGGGAGCCCGGGGGCGCATTGCGCCTGGCCGGGGTGAGCGCCTTCGGCTTCGGCGGCACCAACGCCCACCTCCTGGTGCAAGAAGCCCCCGCCGAAACACCCCGACCCAAACAACCCTCCCTCCCCCACCTGCTCACCCTCACCGCCCGCTCCGAACCGGCTCTGCGCCAACTGGCCGGGCGCTTCGCCCATCACCTGAACGCCGCCGACGCTGCCCAACTGCCCGATATTTGCTTTTCAGCCAACACCGGACGCACGCTGTTTGCGTTTCGCCTGGCGCTCGTGGCGGAGCAACCCGCCGAGATGGCGCGACTGCTAGCAGCGTTTGCCGGAGGCGAAAGACCGCCGGGTCTGCACTTCGGCCACGTCCCACGGCAGCGGACGGCGGGGGAGGGAGCGAAGAAGGGCCTCTATGCGCGGCCGGAGGCTTCGGCGGGGGAGCGGCAGCAGCGGCTCGCAGCTCTGGGGGGGTTGTTCGTGGAGGGGTCGGCGCTCGTCGAGTGGGAGCGGTTGGCGGGGGAGGGGCGGATGCGGCGGGTGTCGCTGCCGACTTACCCCTTCGAGCGGCAACGCTACTGGATGGAGCCGCCCCCCGCCGCGACGGCGGCAGTCAAAGCATCAAATCAGACGCAGGAGGTTCAAAGGCATGGAAGTGCAGCATCCTGA
- a CDS encoding acyl carrier protein produces the protein METQPLSNPARKTAAVHPHEAEIQEWLIAYLAQLLDIRPDQVDIAIPFERYGLDSSASIGMTGDLEAWLGCELDPALLYDYQTIEILARHLAGRV, from the coding sequence ATGGAAACACAGCCTCTGTCGAATCCGGCCCGGAAGACGGCCGCTGTCCACCCGCACGAAGCGGAGATTCAGGAGTGGCTGATTGCCTATCTGGCACAGTTGCTCGATATCCGCCCGGACCAAGTCGATATCGCGATCCCCTTCGAGCGCTACGGACTGGATTCCTCCGCTTCGATCGGCATGACGGGCGATCTCGAAGCCTGGCTGGGCTGCGAACTCGATCCGGCCCTGCTGTACGACTACCAGACCATCGAGATTCTGGCCCGCCACCTGGCCGGCCGGGTTTGA
- a CDS encoding acyl-CoA desaturase, which translates to MDAKPIFSQATRKGPRKTLDSARLKSHQRLHAVAVSSLSLLGCLAALTLVCLGRPPGAVEVGLFLGGFLFTGFGVNIGLHRHFTHRSFQAVTPVRVALAILGSMAAQGPVVFWVALHRLHHEFSDQPGDIHSPHFHGEGWWGSVRGLWHAHVGWTFDHAVPNAAYYAGDLLRDRAIAPISRTYFFWVFLGLLIAAVLGGVLTGTWMGALTGFLWGGPVRIFCWHNMIWSITSCAHFFGERPFDADDRSTNNFWFAIPTLGESWHNNHHAFPNAAMAGLEWWQIDPSGWVIRALEKLGLVWDVKIPTQAMRRAKARAI; encoded by the coding sequence ATGGACGCAAAGCCGATCTTCTCGCAGGCGACGCGCAAAGGCCCGCGCAAGACCCTCGACAGTGCCCGCCTGAAAAGCCACCAGCGGCTGCACGCCGTCGCGGTCAGTTCGCTGTCGCTGCTGGGCTGTCTGGCGGCCCTGACATTGGTTTGCCTGGGCCGACCGCCGGGGGCTGTAGAAGTCGGGCTTTTTCTGGGCGGCTTCCTCTTCACCGGCTTCGGGGTGAACATCGGTCTGCACCGGCACTTTACCCACCGCAGCTTCCAGGCCGTTACGCCTGTGCGGGTGGCTCTTGCCATCCTCGGTTCGATGGCGGCCCAGGGGCCTGTCGTCTTCTGGGTGGCCCTGCACCGCTTGCACCACGAGTTCAGCGACCAACCGGGAGATATCCATTCCCCCCACTTTCACGGCGAGGGGTGGTGGGGAAGCGTGCGGGGGCTCTGGCACGCCCACGTCGGCTGGACGTTCGACCATGCCGTTCCCAACGCCGCCTACTATGCCGGTGACCTGCTGCGGGACAGAGCGATCGCGCCCATCAGCCGGACTTATTTTTTCTGGGTGTTTCTCGGCCTGCTGATTGCGGCGGTGTTGGGCGGTGTGCTCACCGGGACGTGGATGGGAGCGCTCACCGGCTTTTTGTGGGGGGGACCGGTGCGGATTTTCTGCTGGCACAACATGATCTGGTCGATCACCTCCTGCGCGCACTTTTTTGGTGAACGCCCTTTCGATGCCGATGACCGGAGCACCAACAATTTCTGGTTTGCCATCCCGACTCTGGGCGAGTCCTGGCACAACAACCACCACGCCTTTCCGAACGCAGCGATGGCGGGTCTGGAGTGGTGGCAGATCGATCCCTCCGGCTGGGTTATCCGGGCACTAGAAAAACTGGGCCTGGTCTGGGACGTGAAGATCCCCACCCAGGCGATGCGCCGGGCCAAGGCAAGGGCGATCTGA
- a CDS encoding acyl-CoA desaturase, with protein sequence MPSPFERAMQSATPASSLPWQKTIIKSTAAVRNAQRLHALAILSLPAVATAAAAAIALRSGLGLLELGLFLGMYTLTMVGGITVGFHRHFTHCAFQAHPIIRVLLAVLGSMACEGPLIYWVSNHRRHHQYSDRPGDVHSPYIRAQTPLGGLRGFWHAHIGWTFDHDLTNATIFARDLIRDPLIARISRLYYLWVALGLLLPALLGAWWTRDPNGALLGLLWGGGVRLFCSYHFTNSINSVTHLFGSRPFETGERSTNNPWLALPTGGESWHNNHHAFPNSAVFGLQPWQPDPGAWLIRLLEKLGLAREVKVPSQALIAAKAVRPQPTRSHAG encoded by the coding sequence ATGCCATCGCCCTTCGAGCGCGCCATGCAGAGCGCTACGCCTGCCAGTTCGCTCCCCTGGCAAAAGACGATCATCAAAAGCACCGCCGCCGTGCGCAACGCCCAGCGGCTGCATGCGTTGGCCATTCTGTCGCTGCCTGCCGTCGCCACGGCGGCGGCGGCGGCAATCGCCCTGCGCTCGGGCCTTGGGCTTTTGGAATTGGGGCTGTTTTTGGGGATGTACACCCTGACGATGGTGGGGGGGATCACCGTCGGTTTCCACCGGCATTTCACCCACTGCGCCTTTCAGGCGCACCCGATCATCCGCGTACTGCTCGCCGTCCTCGGTTCGATGGCCTGCGAAGGTCCACTCATCTACTGGGTCAGCAACCACCGGCGGCACCACCAGTACAGCGATCGCCCGGGCGACGTGCACTCGCCCTACATCCGGGCGCAAACGCCGCTGGGCGGCCTGCGGGGATTCTGGCACGCCCACATCGGCTGGACGTTCGATCACGACCTGACCAACGCCACCATCTTCGCGCGCGATCTGATCCGCGATCCGCTCATCGCCCGCATCAGCAGGCTTTATTACCTGTGGGTGGCCCTGGGGTTGCTCCTCCCGGCGCTGCTCGGAGCCTGGTGGACCCGGGATCCAAACGGTGCGCTGCTTGGCTTGCTCTGGGGCGGTGGGGTGCGGTTGTTTTGTTCCTATCACTTCACCAACAGCATCAACTCGGTGACGCATCTGTTCGGCAGCCGGCCCTTCGAGACCGGCGAGCGCAGCACCAACAACCCCTGGTTGGCGCTGCCGACCGGCGGGGAGTCCTGGCACAACAACCACCACGCCTTTCCCAACTCGGCGGTATTCGGGCTCCAACCGTGGCAACCCGACCCCGGAGCCTGGCTGATTCGCTTGCTCGAAAAGCTGGGTCTCGCCCGAGAAGTCAAGGTGCCTTCCCAGGCGCTGATCGCCGCCAAGGCGGTGCGCCCCCAGCCAACCCGTTCGCACGCAGGTTAA
- a CDS encoding fatty acyl-AMP ligase — protein MTKSLGKPQRSTATRTADNLVEALRRWSCVRSARNAYTWEGETAGAVRLTFFEIDRLARTIAARLQQSHLRGGRAVLLYPPGLEFVAAFMGCLYAGVTAVPAHSPRPRRPAPKLQAILADAGVRAVLTTAASLARSDQWTTENPQLAGLQWLATDNLDTDLADTWQECTFSKDSLAFLQYTSGSTGHPKGVMITHGNLLHNQRMVEGAFGHSDETIFAGWLPLFHDMGLIGNVLQPLHLGIPCVLMSPVDFVQKPRRWLEAITRHRATTSGGPNFAYDLCVRKVSAEQREGLDLSSWRVAFNGAEPVRAHTLQAFAAAFAGCGFRAQAFYPCYGLAEATLFVTGGLFQTPAVVCSVAAAALEQDRVVPAAEDDPGSRLLVGCGRPWLGQEVVIADPTHWTLCPPGQVGEIWVAGPSVARGYWNRPAESAATFGARLADTGAGPFLRTGDLGFIQGGELFVTGRLKDLIIIRGANHYPQDIEASVENCHRALRPGCGAAFAVEFDGEERLVVVQELERQLPQSLDFEEVLGSIRQAVAARHGLHVDTAALIKTGSIPKTSSGKIQRRTCRSRFLDGTLPVLYAGGRSPMPPAGRPSV, from the coding sequence ATGACAAAAAGCTTAGGAAAACCACAGAGGTCGACAGCAACCCGGACGGCCGACAACCTGGTCGAGGCGCTCAGGCGGTGGTCTTGCGTGCGCTCCGCCCGGAACGCTTACACCTGGGAAGGGGAAACCGCCGGAGCTGTGCGACTGACGTTCTTTGAAATCGATCGCCTGGCCAGGACGATTGCCGCCAGGCTGCAGCAGTCGCACTTGCGCGGAGGACGGGCGGTGCTGCTCTATCCGCCGGGGCTGGAATTTGTGGCCGCCTTTATGGGGTGCCTGTACGCCGGTGTCACGGCAGTCCCGGCCCACTCCCCGCGGCCGCGCCGCCCGGCGCCGAAGCTCCAGGCGATCCTGGCGGACGCCGGGGTGAGGGCGGTGCTGACGACCGCAGCTTCCCTGGCCCGCAGCGATCAGTGGACCACCGAGAATCCCCAACTGGCCGGGCTGCAATGGCTGGCCACCGACAACCTCGACACCGATCTGGCCGACACCTGGCAGGAGTGCACTTTCTCCAAGGACAGCCTCGCGTTTTTGCAGTACACCTCCGGATCGACGGGCCATCCGAAGGGGGTAATGATCACCCACGGCAACTTGCTGCACAACCAGCGGATGGTCGAAGGCGCCTTCGGGCACAGCGACGAGACGATCTTCGCGGGCTGGCTGCCGCTCTTTCACGACATGGGACTCATCGGCAACGTGCTGCAGCCGCTCCACCTGGGTATCCCCTGTGTCTTGATGTCGCCGGTGGATTTTGTGCAGAAGCCGCGCCGCTGGCTCGAAGCGATCACCCGCCACCGCGCCACCACCAGCGGCGGACCGAACTTTGCCTACGACCTGTGCGTGCGCAAGGTGTCGGCCGAGCAGCGCGAGGGGCTCGATCTGAGCAGTTGGCGCGTGGCCTTCAACGGAGCGGAACCGGTGCGCGCCCACACCCTCCAGGCGTTTGCTGCCGCCTTCGCCGGGTGTGGGTTTCGGGCGCAGGCGTTCTACCCTTGCTACGGCCTGGCGGAGGCCACCCTGTTTGTCACAGGTGGCCTCTTTCAGACCCCCGCCGTCGTGTGCAGCGTCGCCGCCGCCGCCCTTGAGCAAGACAGGGTCGTGCCCGCCGCCGAGGACGATCCCGGCAGCCGCCTGCTGGTGGGTTGCGGACGACCCTGGTTGGGGCAGGAGGTGGTGATCGCCGATCCGACGCATTGGACGCTCTGCCCCCCCGGGCAGGTGGGTGAAATCTGGGTTGCAGGGCCAAGTGTCGCCCGGGGCTACTGGAACCGGCCCGCCGAAAGCGCGGCGACTTTCGGCGCCCGTCTGGCCGACACGGGTGCCGGGCCATTCCTGCGCACGGGCGATCTCGGGTTTATCCAGGGTGGGGAGTTGTTCGTCACCGGCCGCCTCAAGGACTTGATCATCATTCGGGGGGCGAACCATTACCCCCAGGACATCGAAGCCTCGGTGGAAAATTGTCACCGGGCCTTGCGCCCGGGCTGTGGGGCGGCCTTTGCCGTTGAATTCGACGGCGAAGAACGGCTGGTGGTCGTCCAGGAACTCGAACGACAGCTTCCCCAATCGCTGGATTTTGAAGAAGTGCTCGGCAGTATCCGCCAGGCGGTGGCGGCCCGCCACGGGCTGCACGTCGATACGGCCGCGCTGATCAAAACCGGCTCCATCCCCAAGACCTCCAGCGGCAAAATCCAGCGCCGCACCTGCCGTAGCCGGTTTCTCGACGGGACGCTGCCGGTGCTCTACGCCGGGGGCAGAAGCCCGATGCCGCCCGCGGGACGCCCGAGTGTCTGA